From the genome of Streptomyces sp. JH34:
CACGGAGGCGGCGCAGTGTCGGATACCAGGACCCCTGCGCAGATCGAGGCGGACATCATCAGCAGGCGCGCGCAGCTTGCGGTGGTGCTGGACGAGATCGGGGTGCGGGTGCACCCGAAGACGATGATCGGTGACGCGAAGGCCAAGGTCGCGTCGACGGTGGACCGGACGGCGGGGCGTGCGTACGTCGCGGTGAATCGTTCGGTTTCGGACGTGAAGGCGCAGTTCGTCGCGGAGGACGGTTCGCCGCGGCTGGAGCGGGTGATTCCGGCCGCGTTGGTGGTGGTCGGTGCGGTGGCGTTGCTGACGGTGTCGACCTCCCGGTCGTCCGGGCCCTCGCGGTCCGGGTGGCGCAAGAGGCGCTGAGGGCGGTCTCCGTGCGGCCCCGGGCGTGTGGAGCGGTTCGGGGCAGGTAGGTTTCTGCGCGTGAGCGACAACGGCATGAGCAACACCGATGACAAGCTGCCGATCCGGATGCTGCACGACCGTGTGCTGGTCCGGTCGGATTCACCCGAGGGTGAGCGGCGGTCGGGCGGCGGGATCCTGATTCCGGCGACGGCGGCGGTCGGCCGGCGTCTGGCGTGGGCCGCGGTGGTCGCGGTCGGCCAGAACGTGCGGACCGTGGAGCCGGGTGACCGGGTGCTGTACGACCCCGAGGACCGTGCCGAGGTCGAGGTGCGGGGTGTGGCGTACGTGCTGATGCGTGAGCGGGATCTGCACGCGGTGGCGGCGGACCGGTTCGAGGGTTCGGTGGATTCGACGGGGCTGTATCTGTAGGCAGGTGTGGGTCGAGTGGGCCTGGTGACTGTGGTCACCAGGCCTTTTTGCTGTTCTGTGGGCTTGCTACGGTGGTGGGACCCCGACGAGACGCGCCGTACCGGGTTTCCGCAAAGACGACGCACCCGTGTTGGTCACGCGTTTCGCGTGTTTCGTCGTGGAGGTGCCGTCGTGGCGTGGGTTCTGCTGGTCGTGGCCGGTCTGCTGGAAGTGGGCTGGTCGATCGGGATGAAGTACACCGAGGGGTTCACGCGGCTGTGGCCGAGTGTGTTCACGGGCCTCGGGATCGTTGCCAGCATGATGCTGCTGTCGCAGGCGGCGAAGACGCTGCCGATCGGTACGGCGTACGGCGTGTGGGTGGGGATCGGTGCGGCCGGTGCGGCGGTGCTGGGCATGGTCGTGCTGAACGAGCCGGTGACCGCCGCCCGTATCTTCTTCGTCTGTCTGCTGCTGGTGGCGGTGGTGGGGTTGAAGGCGACGTCCGGTCACTGAGCTGTACGGCGA
Proteins encoded in this window:
- a CDS encoding co-chaperone GroES — encoded protein: MSNTDDKLPIRMLHDRVLVRSDSPEGERRSGGGILIPATAAVGRRLAWAAVVAVGQNVRTVEPGDRVLYDPEDRAEVEVRGVAYVLMRERDLHAVAADRFEGSVDSTGLYL
- a CDS encoding DUF3618 domain-containing protein, whose amino-acid sequence is MSDTRTPAQIEADIISRRAQLAVVLDEIGVRVHPKTMIGDAKAKVASTVDRTAGRAYVAVNRSVSDVKAQFVAEDGSPRLERVIPAALVVVGAVALLTVSTSRSSGPSRSGWRKRR
- a CDS encoding multidrug efflux SMR transporter — encoded protein: MAWVLLVVAGLLEVGWSIGMKYTEGFTRLWPSVFTGLGIVASMMLLSQAAKTLPIGTAYGVWVGIGAAGAAVLGMVVLNEPVTAARIFFVCLLLVAVVGLKATSGH